A stretch of the Actinoalloteichus fjordicus genome encodes the following:
- a CDS encoding ABC transporter permease — protein sequence MSNSSHQTGPASGTASSSTSQSSPTSPSTPTGTGSTRSTKTRRLNELGLLAAIALLYIVLGSTASGFLSLDNQLGMLRDAATIGIAAWGVTLVIIAGEIDISIGPAVAFSSVLVAKGVGAWGLGTWGGILATLALGVAWGALAGWLVARFTVPSFIATLGLWSVLGGLGLYITDALPVALPDNATFRLLGGSILGIPTSAVVMLVLFAVFAYVARYTAYGRSVYATGGNAAAARLAGIDTGRIKVILFATTGLLAAITGILLAARLGSGNGGAAAGLEFDVIAAVVIGGTLLAGGRGSLLGTLLGVAFITVIANGLVLLGVDSFFQNVVRGVIIVGAVLVNVAISRRERAVRTV from the coding sequence ATGAGCAACTCTTCGCACCAGACCGGTCCGGCCTCGGGGACAGCGTCGTCCTCGACGTCTCAGTCGTCCCCGACGTCTCCGTCCACCCCGACCGGCACCGGCTCCACCAGGTCTACCAAGACCAGACGCCTCAACGAGCTCGGGCTGCTCGCCGCGATCGCCCTGCTCTACATCGTTCTCGGCAGCACCGCGTCGGGCTTCCTGTCGCTGGACAACCAGCTCGGGATGCTGCGGGACGCCGCGACCATCGGCATCGCCGCCTGGGGTGTCACCCTGGTGATCATCGCGGGCGAGATCGACATCAGCATCGGCCCGGCGGTCGCGTTCTCCTCCGTGCTGGTCGCCAAGGGCGTCGGCGCCTGGGGCCTGGGCACCTGGGGCGGCATCCTCGCGACGCTGGCGCTCGGCGTGGCGTGGGGAGCGCTGGCAGGCTGGCTGGTCGCCCGCTTCACCGTGCCCTCGTTCATCGCGACGCTGGGCCTCTGGAGCGTGCTCGGCGGTCTCGGCCTCTACATCACCGACGCGCTGCCGGTCGCGCTGCCGGACAACGCCACCTTCCGCCTACTCGGCGGCAGCATCCTGGGCATTCCCACCTCGGCGGTGGTGATGCTGGTGCTCTTCGCGGTCTTCGCCTACGTCGCCCGCTACACCGCCTACGGCCGCTCGGTCTACGCCACCGGCGGCAACGCCGCGGCGGCGCGGCTGGCGGGCATCGACACCGGTCGCATCAAGGTGATCCTCTTCGCCACCACCGGCCTGCTCGCCGCGATCACCGGCATCCTGCTGGCCGCCCGGCTGGGCTCCGGCAACGGCGGCGCGGCCGCGGGCCTGGAGTTCGACGTCATCGCCGCCGTCGTCATCGGCGGCACGCTGCTGGCAGGCGGCCGAGGCAGCCTGCTGGGCACCCTGTTGGGCGTCGCGTTCATCACGGTGATCGCCAACGGCCTGGTGCTGCTGGGCGTCGACTCGTTCTTCCAGAACGTGGTGCGCGGCGTGATCATCGTCGGCGCCGTCCTGGTGAACGTGGCGATCAGCAGGCGCGAGCGCGCCGTGCGCACGGTCTGA
- a CDS encoding sugar kinase: protein MIEVITLGESMAALRGQGPMRLGGELSLSVAGAESNVAIGLARLGHQVSWIGRVGADQPGELVTRTLRAEGVDVSGVAVDADRPTGLILFEKRVADLIRVRYYRTDSAGSRLHPDDLAGVLAGGARLLHVTGITPALGPGPRAAVLAAVEHAKAQGWTVSLDVNHRSLLWPAEAAAEVLGPLARRADVVIASPEELAIVEPEGYDDLARADHLLTAGVAEVVVKLGADGARVHHAAGVEQVESVRVPVLDTVGAGDAFSAGYLSALLDGEPTSERLRRGSVLGAFAVASHGDWEGLPTREELPLLSLEPGTTLR, encoded by the coding sequence ATGATCGAGGTGATCACCCTCGGCGAGAGCATGGCCGCGCTGCGGGGGCAGGGGCCCATGCGGCTCGGCGGCGAGCTGAGCCTGTCGGTGGCCGGGGCGGAGTCGAACGTGGCGATCGGCCTGGCCAGGCTCGGACACCAGGTGTCCTGGATCGGCCGGGTGGGCGCCGACCAGCCCGGCGAGCTGGTCACTCGCACCCTGCGCGCCGAGGGCGTGGACGTCAGCGGCGTCGCGGTCGACGCAGACCGGCCGACCGGTCTGATCCTCTTCGAGAAGCGCGTCGCCGACCTCATCCGGGTCCGCTACTACCGCACCGACTCGGCGGGCTCCCGGCTGCATCCCGACGACCTCGCGGGCGTGTTGGCGGGCGGTGCACGACTGCTGCACGTCACCGGGATCACCCCCGCGCTGGGGCCCGGCCCGCGAGCGGCGGTGCTGGCGGCGGTGGAGCACGCCAAGGCCCAGGGCTGGACCGTGTCCCTGGACGTCAACCACCGGTCGCTGCTGTGGCCTGCCGAGGCGGCGGCGGAGGTGCTGGGTCCGCTGGCCAGACGGGCCGACGTCGTGATCGCCTCGCCAGAGGAGCTGGCGATCGTCGAGCCGGAGGGGTACGACGACCTGGCCAGGGCGGATCACCTGCTGACCGCCGGCGTCGCCGAGGTGGTCGTGAAGCTCGGCGCCGACGGGGCGCGCGTGCACCATGCGGCGGGCGTCGAGCAGGTGGAGTCTGTCCGGGTGCCGGTCCTCGACACGGTCGGCGCGGGCGATGCCTTCTCCGCCGGCTACCTCTCCGCCCTGCTCGACGGCGAGCCGACGAGCGAACGACTCCGACGCGGTTCGGTGCTCGGGGCCTTCGCCGTCGCCTCCCACGGCGACTGGGAAGGGCTCCCCACCCGCGAGGAGCTGCCGCTGCTCAGCCTGGAGCCGGGGACGACGCTGCGGTGA
- a CDS encoding bifunctional 4-hydroxy-2-oxoglutarate aldolase/2-dehydro-3-deoxy-phosphogluconate aldolase, translating to MNLSQRLAEERIVAIVRGRDAEAAFRAVLALWEEGIHLVEVSLTGADALRLIGRLAAERSGAAALGAGTVLSAQDAADVHTAGATFAVTPAIGPGTHAAIELGLPTLVGALTPTEVYAAHTAGATAVKLFPAAHGGGPGYLKALRDPFPTVPFVPVGGVDVEAARRYLELGALAVGVGSPLLAGAADGADLAELRDRARQFRAVAAEFPVQAGIAAAQGPAAHAAGRHGSEQSR from the coding sequence ATGAACCTGTCCCAACGCCTGGCCGAAGAGCGGATCGTCGCGATCGTCCGAGGTCGGGACGCCGAGGCCGCCTTCAGGGCCGTGCTGGCACTGTGGGAGGAGGGCATCCATCTCGTCGAGGTGTCCCTCACCGGCGCCGACGCCCTGCGCCTGATCGGCAGGCTGGCCGCCGAGCGTTCGGGCGCGGCCGCACTCGGCGCCGGTACCGTGCTCTCCGCCCAGGACGCCGCCGACGTCCACACGGCAGGAGCGACCTTCGCCGTCACGCCCGCCATCGGCCCCGGCACCCACGCGGCGATCGAACTGGGCCTGCCGACCCTGGTCGGGGCGCTCACGCCCACCGAGGTCTACGCGGCGCACACGGCGGGCGCGACGGCCGTGAAGCTCTTCCCCGCCGCACACGGCGGCGGTCCGGGCTATCTCAAGGCGCTCCGCGACCCGTTCCCCACGGTGCCGTTCGTGCCGGTGGGCGGCGTCGACGTCGAGGCCGCGCGGCGGTACCTGGAGCTGGGCGCACTGGCCGTCGGCGTGGGATCGCCGCTGCTGGCGGGCGCGGCGGACGGCGCCGACCTTGCCGAGCTGCGTGATCGTGCCCGTCAGTTCCGTGCGGTGGCGGCGGAGTTCCCGGTGCAGGCAGGCATCGCGGCAGCACAGGGACCCGCCGCGCACGCGGCGGGCCGGCACGGATCGGAGCAGAGCCGATGA
- a CDS encoding zinc-dependent alcohol dehydrogenase family protein: MSGTAVPATMRGVYLPGDSTAVIKEIPVPEPGPGQLLLRVGASGICGSDIGYIYHEHKTHRGVDGPAYRGVVTGHEPSGVVVAAGPDCREYGVGDRVIVYHIAGCMTCDNCRRGYQISCTGAARAAYGWQRDGGNADYILVEETTCVRLPDELSYVDGALIACGFGTAYEGLRRLAVSGEDDLLVIGLGPVGLAAAMIGRGMGARRIIGVEPSAQRREWADGLDLFDATVGVDAPGEAIAEITGGRGVSTAIDCSGSRAGRGTAVDNAAEWGRVSLVGEGGTLETEVSDTLLHKQLTLHASWVTSVPAMAQLARNLVRWGVRPEIVVSERLPLAEADAAYRLAAGAGTGKVCLVADDVAGS; the protein is encoded by the coding sequence ATGAGCGGCACCGCCGTCCCGGCCACGATGCGTGGCGTGTACCTCCCCGGCGACTCCACCGCCGTGATCAAGGAGATCCCGGTGCCGGAGCCGGGGCCCGGTCAGCTCCTGCTCCGGGTCGGCGCCTCGGGGATCTGCGGCAGCGACATCGGCTACATCTATCACGAGCACAAGACCCATCGCGGCGTCGACGGTCCGGCCTACCGGGGCGTGGTCACCGGGCACGAGCCCAGTGGCGTCGTGGTCGCCGCCGGGCCGGACTGTCGTGAGTACGGGGTCGGCGATCGCGTCATCGTCTACCACATCGCGGGCTGCATGACCTGCGACAACTGTCGGCGCGGCTACCAGATCAGCTGCACAGGGGCGGCCAGGGCCGCCTACGGCTGGCAGCGCGACGGCGGCAACGCCGACTACATCCTCGTCGAGGAGACCACCTGCGTCCGGCTGCCGGACGAGCTGTCCTACGTGGACGGAGCTTTGATCGCCTGCGGCTTCGGCACCGCCTACGAGGGCCTGCGCAGACTCGCTGTCAGCGGCGAGGACGACCTGCTGGTCATCGGGCTCGGCCCGGTCGGTCTGGCCGCCGCGATGATCGGTCGGGGCATGGGTGCCCGACGGATCATCGGAGTGGAGCCCTCCGCGCAACGGCGGGAATGGGCCGACGGGCTGGACCTGTTCGACGCCACGGTCGGCGTCGACGCACCGGGCGAGGCGATCGCCGAGATCACCGGCGGTCGAGGCGTGAGCACCGCCATCGACTGTTCCGGCAGCCGAGCAGGTCGCGGCACCGCCGTGGACAACGCGGCCGAATGGGGCCGGGTCTCGCTGGTCGGCGAGGGCGGCACGCTGGAGACCGAGGTGTCGGACACGCTGCTGCACAAGCAGCTCACCCTGCACGCGTCCTGGGTGACCTCCGTCCCCGCGATGGCTCAGCTCGCCAGGAACCTGGTCCGTTGGGGAGTCCGGCCGGAGATCGTGGTCAGCGAGCGGCTGCCGCTGGCCGAGGCCGACGCCGCCTACCGGCTGGCGGCGGGCGCGGGCACCGGCAAGGTCTGTCTGGTCGCCGACGACGTGGCGGGCTCGTGA
- a CDS encoding SDR family NAD(P)-dependent oxidoreductase: MSGAPTRFTDRTAVVTGAAGGIGAATARRLAEEGAAVALLDLDPRVHEVADELRRAHGRATSHVCDVADEDSWTSVTEAVRGEFGPIGVLVSNAYTVDVRPAHEMSRQSWDQQLAVNLTGAFLGVRACLADLRTVSGAVVLTSSVHALIGLPGRPAYAATKGGLTALGRQLAVEYAPEVRVNWVLPGPILTAAWDDVDEADREQSIRQTVTRRFGTPEEVAAGIAFLASPDASYVTGTGLVIDGGWSAYKEST, translated from the coding sequence ATGAGCGGCGCACCGACACGCTTCACGGACCGCACCGCGGTGGTGACCGGGGCCGCGGGCGGCATCGGGGCGGCGACCGCCCGCAGACTCGCCGAGGAAGGCGCCGCCGTCGCCCTGCTTGATCTCGATCCCCGGGTGCACGAGGTCGCCGACGAACTGCGCCGAGCGCACGGCAGGGCGACCTCCCACGTGTGCGACGTCGCCGACGAGGACTCCTGGACGTCGGTGACCGAGGCGGTCCGGGGCGAGTTCGGGCCGATCGGCGTACTGGTCAGCAACGCCTACACCGTCGATGTCCGTCCCGCGCACGAGATGAGCAGGCAGTCCTGGGACCAGCAGCTGGCCGTCAACCTCACCGGGGCCTTCCTCGGCGTGCGGGCCTGCCTGGCCGACCTGCGGACGGTGTCGGGTGCGGTGGTGCTGACGTCCTCGGTGCACGCCCTGATCGGCCTGCCCGGCAGGCCCGCCTACGCCGCGACGAAGGGCGGCCTCACCGCGCTGGGCAGACAGCTGGCCGTCGAGTACGCCCCCGAGGTGCGGGTGAACTGGGTGCTGCCCGGCCCGATCCTCACGGCCGCCTGGGACGACGTCGACGAGGCCGACCGCGAGCAGAGCATCCGGCAGACCGTCACCCGTCGGTTCGGCACCCCGGAAGAGGTGGCGGCGGGCATCGCGTTCCTCGCCTCGCCGGACGCCTCCTACGTGACCGGCACCGGCCTGGTGATCGACGGCGGCTGGAGCGCCTACAAGGAGTCGACCTGA
- a CDS encoding sugar ABC transporter ATP-binding protein, with amino-acid sequence MVTDDEVFAASVRDVTKAYPGVVALAGADFQLRSGEVRALLGRNGAGKSTLIRMIAGVDRPDAGEIRIGGTPLGDGGVRRAVELGVATVYQELSLVPWLSVAENMFLGGWPRAGSRIDYERMRRESAEVLAELGLRIDPERPVATLSLAEQQLVEIARAVRQTPKVLILDEPTSALAASEVTMVLEVVGRIAAAGVAVIYVSHRLDEIRQVADSITVMRDGRTVETVSAKDTTTREIVELMLGGESEAAEQVTPVTIDRTGTPLLAVRDLTVPPKITGVSFELYPGEVLGIGGLLGSGRTELLRAVAGFDPIVSGRIEVEGTRVENPTPARMKRLGVGLTPENRKAEGIIPMLGVDENMVISDFGRVSTGPSISTSRVREAATALVRRLGIKTARTQTPIADLSGGNQQKAVIGRWLHADSRILLLDEPTRGVDVEAKAQIYRLVRELASAGAGVLFVSGELEELPLVCDRVLSLHAGGIRSELRGSEITVDNILAATMAV; translated from the coding sequence GTGGTGACCGACGATGAGGTCTTCGCCGCCAGCGTACGGGACGTGACGAAGGCGTATCCGGGAGTGGTGGCCCTGGCGGGCGCCGACTTCCAGCTCCGGTCGGGCGAGGTGCGGGCACTGCTCGGCCGCAACGGCGCGGGCAAGTCCACGCTCATCCGGATGATCGCGGGCGTGGACCGCCCCGACGCCGGCGAGATCCGCATCGGCGGCACGCCCCTCGGGGACGGCGGCGTCCGGCGCGCCGTCGAGCTGGGCGTCGCCACCGTCTACCAGGAGCTGAGCCTGGTGCCCTGGCTCAGCGTCGCGGAGAACATGTTCCTCGGCGGCTGGCCTCGCGCGGGCTCGCGCATCGACTACGAGCGCATGCGCCGCGAATCGGCCGAGGTCCTGGCCGAGCTGGGCCTGCGCATCGATCCGGAACGGCCGGTCGCCACCCTGTCGCTCGCCGAGCAGCAGCTCGTGGAGATCGCCCGCGCGGTCCGGCAGACCCCGAAGGTCCTGATCCTGGACGAGCCGACCTCCGCGCTGGCCGCGAGCGAGGTGACGATGGTCCTGGAGGTCGTCGGCCGGATCGCCGCCGCAGGCGTGGCCGTGATCTATGTGAGCCACCGGCTCGACGAGATCCGACAGGTCGCCGACAGCATCACCGTGATGCGCGACGGTCGCACCGTGGAGACGGTCTCGGCGAAGGACACCACGACCCGCGAGATCGTCGAGCTGATGCTCGGCGGCGAGAGCGAGGCTGCCGAGCAGGTCACGCCCGTGACGATCGACCGCACCGGGACGCCGCTGCTCGCCGTCCGCGACCTCACCGTCCCGCCGAAGATCACCGGAGTCTCCTTCGAGCTGTACCCCGGCGAGGTGCTGGGCATCGGCGGCCTGTTGGGCTCCGGGCGCACGGAACTGCTGCGGGCGGTCGCGGGCTTCGACCCGATCGTCTCGGGCCGCATCGAGGTCGAGGGCACGCGGGTCGAGAACCCGACACCGGCGCGGATGAAGCGGCTCGGGGTCGGCCTGACCCCGGAGAACCGCAAGGCCGAGGGCATCATCCCGATGCTGGGCGTCGACGAGAACATGGTGATTTCGGACTTCGGTCGGGTCTCCACCGGCCCGTCGATCTCCACCAGTCGGGTACGGGAGGCCGCCACCGCCCTGGTGCGCAGGCTCGGCATCAAGACCGCGCGGACGCAGACGCCGATCGCCGACCTGTCCGGCGGCAACCAGCAGAAGGCCGTGATCGGCCGCTGGCTGCACGCCGACAGCCGAATCCTGCTGCTCGACGAGCCGACGCGCGGCGTGGACGTCGAGGCCAAGGCCCAGATCTACCGGCTGGTCCGCGAACTCGCCTCGGCAGGCGCGGGCGTGCTGTTCGTCTCTGGGGAGCTCGAAGAGCTTCCGCTGGTGTGCGACCGCGTCCTCAGCCTGCACGCGGGCGGCATCCGATCCGAGCTGCGCGGCAGCGAGATCACCGTCGACAACATCCTGGCCGCCACGATGGCCGTCTGA
- a CDS encoding DUF4380 domain-containing protein: MTAEAPRDAEDDGGPADLDASASGGVSITRDDSGPYEVFHLDNGLVRLGVVPALGGRVLSAVFAGREYLYRNPRLLDDRLHPVDGRRPRPTSGPMSQWLNFGGDKTWPAPQGWDHAGQWAGPPDPVLDSGAYQARPHLADTVAEITMTSGDDPRTGLRTIRTVRLAEGESRYTLEISFTNVESHPVRWALWNVTQLAGEIPGEAGPHAGVYVGLRESGLPRSVELITAGPAPTVTDTGGSVVRVAAQDVVGKVGFPDAAGWLADVGAQGTLTQTFPVDESAEYPDDGSRVEVWLEHPLTEPIAELGDLLPRDRVVECEALGPLTTLAPGERVTLPIVFGFGVTSAVVGAATAVGYWTEPPAEAGAADGSGALRGVFVPATGGLLRAEFLDRDGRSVDAVDLLELTPGRPCALPVGRVVPHDAAAVSFTVGGEPAGVLTRPVYDRANGHAKISVMDEQGRDR, from the coding sequence GTGACCGCCGAGGCGCCCCGGGACGCCGAGGACGACGGCGGACCGGCAGACCTCGACGCCTCGGCGTCCGGCGGGGTGTCGATCACGCGGGACGACAGCGGGCCCTACGAGGTGTTCCATCTCGACAACGGCCTGGTGCGCCTCGGTGTGGTGCCCGCACTCGGGGGTCGGGTGCTCTCCGCGGTCTTCGCCGGTCGGGAGTACCTGTACCGCAATCCCCGGCTGCTCGACGATCGGCTGCATCCGGTGGACGGCCGCCGACCGCGTCCGACGAGCGGCCCGATGTCGCAGTGGCTCAACTTCGGCGGGGACAAGACCTGGCCCGCGCCGCAGGGCTGGGACCATGCGGGCCAGTGGGCCGGGCCGCCGGACCCGGTGCTGGACTCCGGCGCTTACCAGGCACGTCCGCACCTCGCCGACACGGTCGCCGAGATCACCATGACCAGCGGCGACGACCCGCGCACCGGCCTGCGGACGATCCGGACCGTGCGGCTGGCCGAGGGCGAGAGCCGCTACACCCTGGAGATCAGCTTCACCAACGTCGAGTCGCACCCGGTGCGGTGGGCGTTGTGGAACGTCACGCAGCTGGCGGGCGAGATCCCCGGGGAGGCGGGTCCGCACGCGGGCGTCTACGTCGGCCTCCGCGAGTCGGGACTGCCGCGTTCGGTCGAGTTGATCACTGCGGGTCCGGCTCCGACGGTCACCGACACCGGGGGATCGGTCGTCCGGGTCGCCGCGCAGGACGTCGTCGGCAAGGTCGGCTTCCCCGACGCGGCGGGCTGGCTCGCCGACGTGGGCGCGCAGGGCACCCTGACCCAGACCTTCCCGGTGGACGAGTCCGCCGAGTACCCGGATGACGGCTCCCGCGTCGAGGTCTGGCTGGAACACCCGCTGACCGAGCCGATCGCCGAGCTGGGCGACCTCCTGCCGCGAGACCGGGTGGTGGAGTGCGAGGCCCTCGGTCCGCTCACGACCCTGGCACCGGGGGAGCGCGTCACACTGCCGATCGTGTTCGGCTTCGGCGTGACCTCGGCCGTTGTCGGCGCCGCCACCGCCGTCGGGTACTGGACGGAGCCGCCCGCCGAGGCAGGCGCGGCCGACGGCTCCGGTGCGCTGCGAGGCGTCTTCGTGCCCGCGACGGGCGGGCTGCTGCGAGCCGAGTTCCTCGACCGCGACGGCAGGTCGGTCGACGCCGTCGACCTCCTCGAACTCACCCCCGGTCGACCGTGCGCATTGCCGGTCGGCCGGGTGGTGCCCCACGATGCAGCCGCGGTGAGCTTCACTGTGGGTGGCGAACCGGCCGGCGTGCTCACCCGGCCGGTGTACGACCGGGCGAATGGACACGCGAAGATCAGCGTTATGGACGAGCAGGGACGGGATCGATGA
- the dgoD gene encoding galactonate dehydratase, whose amino-acid sequence MKITRVETFLVAPRWLFCRVETDDGLVGWGEPVVEGRASTVRTAVHELAELLIGEDPLRVEDHWQRMTKGSFYRGGPVLSSAVAGLDQALWDIAGKALNAPVHQLLGGPVRDRVRVYGWIAGDEPAEVADAVAAQVEAGLTAVKMNAAGRMSRLASVAEIDGVLERLAAAREALGPHRDVALDFHGRFTAANARRIIPLLADARPMFVEEPVLPEYSHLIGDVVRASPVPIACGERLYSRGEFLPVLQAGIAVAQPDLSHAGGISEVRRIGSLAETFDVPLAPHCPLGPISLAASLQIAFSTPNFLIQEQSLGIHYNAEADLLDYVLDREMFRFVDGHLLRPTGPGLGVTIDEAAVRKADETGHDWHSPIWRHDDGSLAEW is encoded by the coding sequence TTGAAGATCACTCGGGTCGAGACGTTCCTGGTCGCGCCGCGCTGGCTGTTCTGCCGCGTCGAGACGGACGACGGCCTGGTCGGCTGGGGCGAACCCGTCGTGGAGGGCCGGGCGTCGACCGTCCGGACGGCCGTGCACGAGCTGGCCGAGCTGTTGATCGGCGAGGACCCGCTGCGGGTGGAGGACCACTGGCAGCGGATGACCAAGGGCTCGTTCTATCGCGGTGGACCGGTGCTCTCCAGCGCCGTCGCCGGCCTGGACCAGGCGCTGTGGGACATCGCGGGCAAGGCGTTGAACGCCCCCGTCCACCAGCTCCTCGGCGGCCCCGTGCGTGACCGGGTCCGGGTGTACGGCTGGATCGCGGGCGACGAGCCCGCCGAGGTCGCCGACGCCGTCGCCGCGCAGGTCGAGGCCGGGCTCACCGCCGTGAAGATGAACGCCGCAGGCCGGATGAGCAGGCTGGCCAGCGTCGCGGAGATCGACGGGGTGCTGGAGCGCCTCGCCGCCGCCCGCGAGGCGCTGGGCCCGCACCGTGACGTCGCCCTGGACTTCCACGGCCGGTTCACCGCCGCCAACGCCCGCCGGATCATCCCGTTGCTCGCGGACGCGCGTCCGATGTTCGTCGAGGAACCGGTGCTGCCGGAGTACAGCCACCTGATCGGCGACGTGGTGCGGGCCAGCCCGGTGCCCATCGCGTGCGGCGAGCGGCTCTACTCGCGAGGCGAGTTCCTCCCCGTCCTCCAGGCGGGGATCGCCGTCGCGCAGCCGGACCTCTCCCATGCGGGCGGCATCTCCGAGGTGCGTCGCATCGGCTCGCTCGCCGAGACCTTCGACGTGCCGCTGGCGCCGCACTGCCCGCTCGGACCGATCTCGCTGGCCGCCAGTCTCCAGATCGCCTTCAGCACGCCGAACTTCCTGATTCAGGAGCAGAGCCTCGGCATCCACTACAACGCCGAGGCCGACCTGCTCGACTACGTCCTGGACCGGGAGATGTTCCGCTTCGTCGACGGACACCTGCTTCGACCGACCGGGCCGGGTCTCGGCGTCACCATCGACGAGGCCGCCGTCCGGAAGGCCGACGAGACGGGCCACGACTGGCACTCGCCGATCTGGCGACATGACGACGGCTCGCTGGCCGAGTGGTGA
- a CDS encoding FadR/GntR family transcriptional regulator, with protein sequence MAAYIGRGVHGNTVELLGARIVSGAVGEGETLDLAGLSAELDLSITALREAIKVLTAKGLVDARQRRGTFVRPRATWNLLDVDVIRWQFAAGAADDFLRDLAEVRAVIEPAAARYAAARRTEDDLRALDEALAAMGRAVGGDPSSAADADLAWHRALLVATHNEMLVRMEIFIEPGLSERDRLVHQSGDDDPVPSHQAVLDAVRAADAEAAGAAMLALLAKSDSDLRRVTAGEGVAAPAASAQGASSPAAAPHAAAAERAESAAQATAARDAAPVAGANPETGPATPRTPAEADAAGTTPVAAGGAEGTPSQAASAAAPQTTALQTAAVEASAAGIESNERKSR encoded by the coding sequence ATGGCCGCCTATATCGGCCGTGGCGTGCACGGCAACACCGTCGAGCTGCTCGGTGCGCGGATCGTCTCCGGGGCGGTCGGCGAAGGTGAGACGCTCGACCTCGCGGGCCTCAGCGCCGAACTCGATCTCAGCATCACCGCCCTGCGCGAGGCGATCAAGGTCCTGACCGCGAAAGGCCTGGTCGACGCCCGCCAGCGTCGGGGGACCTTCGTCCGACCCCGTGCCACCTGGAACCTGCTCGACGTCGACGTGATCCGCTGGCAGTTCGCGGCGGGCGCGGCCGACGACTTCCTGCGCGATCTCGCCGAGGTCCGCGCCGTGATCGAGCCGGCCGCCGCACGCTACGCCGCCGCCCGGCGCACCGAGGACGACCTGCGCGCGCTCGACGAGGCGCTGGCGGCGATGGGGCGGGCCGTCGGCGGCGACCCGTCCTCGGCCGCCGACGCCGACCTCGCGTGGCACCGTGCCCTGCTGGTGGCCACCCACAACGAGATGCTGGTGCGGATGGAGATCTTCATCGAGCCCGGTCTCTCCGAACGTGACCGGCTGGTCCACCAGTCGGGCGACGACGACCCCGTGCCCAGCCATCAGGCGGTCCTCGACGCCGTTCGTGCGGCCGATGCCGAGGCGGCCGGGGCCGCGATGCTGGCGCTGCTGGCGAAGTCGGACTCCGACCTGCGTCGGGTCACGGCGGGCGAGGGTGTGGCGGCCCCGGCGGCCTCGGCCCAGGGGGCGTCGTCCCCGGCGGCTGCGCCGCACGCGGCTGCCGCCGAGCGGGCGGAGTCCGCAGCGCAGGCGACGGCGGCGCGCGATGCCGCGCCGGTGGCAGGCGCGAACCCGGAGACCGGGCCTGCGACGCCGAGAACTCCGGCGGAGGCCGATGCCGCTGGCACCACGCCTGTCGCGGCGGGGGGAGCCGAGGGCACGCCGTCGCAGGCCGCGTCGGCAGCAGCGCCCCAGACGACAGCGCTTCAGACAGCAGCGGTCGAGGCGTCCGCTGCCGGGATCGAGTCGAACGAGAGGAAGTCACGTTGA